In a genomic window of Thermodesulfatator atlanticus DSM 21156:
- a CDS encoding TRAP transporter large permease produces MAPENFLVPLMFVTLLVFLFLGVPVAFSLLGTAFLFSLLGIKSGLFGPELLLALPERIFGIMENYVLLAIPFFIFMGTMLERSGLAENLLTTMGKALARIRGGLAISIVLVGTLLAAATGIVGATVITMGLISLPTMLKHKYAKPLACGVIAASGTLGQIIPPSIVLIVLADQLGVPVGDLFLGALVPGILLAGLYIIYIVLVAWLRPEIVPSSGDSSKASFKELFQVVFPPILLIVVVLGSIFKGIATPTEAGAFGAVGAICLAILYCSFNMNDLKESLYTTVKLSSMVMFILIGATAFTLVFRGLYGDFLIEDIFSSLPGGAWGFLLVVNLVVFVLGFFLDFFEIAFIVVPLVAPVAERLLSGWFEVFPEPAKIALVWFGVMISMNLQTSFLTPPLGFALFYLKGVVPPGVTTADIYRGVVPFIAIQLLGLLLVILFPQLVTGLFRVVTP; encoded by the coding sequence ATGGCTCCTGAGAATTTTTTAGTGCCCCTTATGTTTGTCACCCTGCTAGTTTTTCTGTTTTTAGGTGTTCCGGTAGCCTTTTCTCTTTTGGGCACGGCTTTTTTATTTTCTCTTTTAGGGATTAAGTCTGGTCTTTTTGGTCCAGAGTTACTTCTAGCCCTTCCAGAGCGCATTTTCGGCATCATGGAAAATTACGTACTTTTGGCCATTCCCTTTTTCATTTTCATGGGCACTATGCTTGAACGCTCAGGCCTTGCGGAAAACCTCCTTACCACCATGGGAAAGGCCCTTGCAAGAATAAGGGGCGGGCTTGCTATTAGTATCGTTTTAGTTGGAACCCTTTTGGCTGCAGCCACAGGCATTGTGGGGGCCACGGTAATTACCATGGGGTTAATTTCTCTTCCCACTATGTTAAAACACAAGTATGCCAAACCGCTTGCTTGCGGCGTAATAGCTGCTTCAGGGACCCTTGGCCAGATTATCCCTCCCTCGATTGTTTTGATAGTGTTAGCAGATCAACTTGGCGTGCCGGTAGGAGATTTGTTTTTAGGGGCCTTAGTGCCGGGTATTTTGTTGGCAGGACTTTACATAATTTACATAGTTTTAGTTGCCTGGTTGCGTCCTGAAATTGTGCCAAGCTCAGGGGATAGCTCTAAAGCTTCGTTTAAAGAGCTTTTTCAGGTGGTCTTTCCACCGATTTTACTTATTGTGGTGGTGCTTGGAAGCATCTTTAAAGGTATTGCTACGCCAACAGAGGCAGGGGCCTTTGGGGCTGTTGGCGCTATTTGCCTGGCAATCCTTTACTGCAGCTTTAATATGAATGATTTAAAGGAAAGCCTTTATACCACGGTTAAGCTCTCTTCCATGGTTATGTTCATTTTGATTGGCGCCACAGCATTTACGCTTGTCTTCCGCGGGCTTTACGGTGATTTCTTGATAGAGGACATTTTTTCTTCACTTCCCGGAGGTGCTTGGGGTTTTCTCCTGGTGGTTAACCTTGTAGTTTTTGTCCTGGGCTTTTTTCTGGATTTCTTTGAGATTGCTTTTATCGTGGTGCCTCTAGTGGCCCCAGTGGCCGAAAGACTCTTAAGTGGCTGGTTTGAAGTTTTTCCTGAGCCAGCTAAGATAGCCTTGGTTTGGTTCGGGGTGATGATTTCTATGAATCTTCAGACTTCTTTTTTGACGCCACCCCTTGGTTTTGCACTTTTTTATCTTAAAGGAGTTGTTCCCCCCGGGGTAACAACGGCAGATATTTATCGGGGGGTGGTACCATTTATTGCTATCCAGTTGCTTGGTCTCTTGTTAGTAATACTTTTTCCGCAACTGGTTACAGGATTATTTCGTGTTGTTACCCCGTAG
- a CDS encoding TRAP transporter substrate-binding protein has product MDRRSFLKTLGAAAGASIIAKPVFVHAKRRIRWRMVTSWPKSLDVLFGTAQLIAQKVREMTDGLFDIRVYAAGEIVPGLKVFDAVAEGAVPIGHTALYYYTGKHEALAFACGVPFGFTYRAQNAWLYTSQGGKLLNKLFDDFGFLGFPAGNTGVQMGGWFRKPVRSLEDLKGLRFRIPGLGGKVMARLGVSVQLLAGGDIYPALERGAIDATEWIGPYDDEKLGFYKIAKYYYYPGWWEPGSTLHLMVSKKAWEKLPKEYQEALKNASAIANQEMILAYDAKNPEALKRLLKHGVKLRKFPDDVMKAAEKEAFSLYDELAEKDKLYKAIYEDWMKFRKDIGSWFGTAELSMNEYIFGQKLRGNNTK; this is encoded by the coding sequence ATGGATAGGAGAAGTTTTCTTAAGACTCTCGGGGCTGCTGCTGGAGCATCCATAATAGCAAAGCCAGTCTTCGTGCACGCCAAAAGAAGAATCCGCTGGCGTATGGTAACAAGTTGGCCAAAATCCCTTGATGTGCTTTTTGGAACAGCCCAGCTAATTGCCCAAAAAGTACGCGAAATGACAGATGGCCTTTTTGACATCAGGGTCTATGCAGCCGGTGAAATCGTCCCGGGCCTTAAAGTCTTTGATGCGGTGGCCGAAGGTGCGGTTCCCATTGGGCACACCGCTCTTTACTACTACACCGGCAAGCACGAAGCTTTGGCCTTTGCCTGTGGCGTGCCCTTTGGTTTTACCTACCGCGCGCAAAACGCCTGGCTCTACACCAGCCAAGGAGGAAAACTCTTAAATAAACTTTTTGATGATTTTGGCTTTTTAGGCTTTCCCGCAGGGAATACCGGAGTGCAAATGGGAGGATGGTTTAGAAAACCTGTTCGCTCTCTTGAAGACCTTAAAGGTCTTCGTTTCCGTATCCCGGGACTTGGAGGAAAAGTCATGGCCAGACTAGGTGTTAGCGTTCAGTTACTTGCTGGGGGAGACATCTACCCTGCCCTTGAAAGGGGAGCCATCGATGCTACCGAATGGATCGGCCCTTATGATGACGAAAAGCTTGGATTCTATAAAATTGCCAAATACTATTACTATCCAGGCTGGTGGGAGCCTGGCTCAACACTTCATCTCATGGTGAGCAAAAAGGCCTGGGAAAAACTTCCCAAAGAATACCAGGAAGCACTTAAAAACGCTTCCGCCATAGCCAATCAGGAAATGATATTAGCTTATGATGCCAAAAATCCCGAGGCCTTAAAACGCCTTTTAAAACACGGGGTAAAACTCAGGAAGTTTCCTGACGACGTCATGAAGGCGGCTGAAAAAGAAGCCTTTTCCCTTTACGATGAGCTGGCAGAAAAAGACAAGCTCTACAAAGCCATATACGAAGACTGGATGAAGTTTCGCAAAGACATTGGCTCCTGGTTTGGCACCGCAGAACTAAGCATGAATGAATACATTTTTGGACAAAAACTACGGGGTAACAACACGAAATAA
- the murJ gene encoding murein biosynthesis integral membrane protein MurJ, with amino-acid sequence MGKEEKSFRKIAAGARAVTIAVLLSRLLGLVREQVLAGFFGAGLQMDAYVVAYRIPNLLRDLLAEGALAAAFVTVFTQHKEKWGLEKTWRLAGRALGTILVLVILLVLLGEIFARELVNLLAPGFKANPLKENLAVELTRIMFPFLALVSVSAVFAGMLNALGIFFLPAASSAVFNLVSISVGVLLYFVFVKLGYPPILAMAIGVVTGGLAQAAIQVPALKRRGFSFKLSFAPKDPYVKKIFHLMLPSVIGLSAVQLNIFINTYFASLCEEGSLSWLSYAFRLMYVPLGLFGVALATAILPVASAQAGQGDFSSLRKTYSSGVLMALSLALPSGIGLIILAKPIIQLIFERGRFSEADTLATASALSFFALALPAYALTKVTSPIFYALHRPKIPMFSSFLSVAINLITVVSLVHVLSFRAIALGTSLGITAQAIFQIAFLAKILKKLEFGKITKGVVKLSFAVTIMGGIAYFAREILWDAKGPLLALGTLGTIAFCAGLYFGIIKLIGPREGLYLFSLTAKKK; translated from the coding sequence ATGGGGAAAGAAGAGAAAAGTTTTCGAAAGATTGCTGCGGGAGCAAGAGCAGTAACTATCGCAGTGCTCCTGAGCCGGCTCCTCGGGCTTGTGCGCGAGCAGGTGCTCGCCGGCTTTTTTGGAGCCGGGCTCCAGATGGACGCCTATGTGGTGGCCTACCGCATCCCCAATTTACTTCGCGACCTGCTGGCCGAAGGAGCCCTTGCTGCTGCTTTTGTTACGGTTTTCACCCAGCACAAAGAAAAATGGGGTCTTGAAAAGACCTGGCGCCTGGCAGGCCGTGCCCTGGGAACTATCCTCGTCTTGGTAATATTGCTGGTGTTGCTCGGCGAAATCTTTGCCCGTGAACTGGTAAATCTTTTGGCCCCTGGTTTTAAAGCTAATCCCCTTAAAGAAAATCTTGCGGTTGAACTTACACGTATCATGTTTCCTTTTCTTGCCCTGGTTAGTGTTTCAGCGGTATTCGCCGGCATGCTAAACGCACTTGGCATATTCTTTTTGCCAGCTGCCTCCTCAGCGGTATTCAATCTCGTTTCTATCTCCGTAGGTGTTTTGCTTTATTTTGTTTTTGTGAAACTTGGATACCCCCCTATTTTGGCCATGGCTATTGGAGTAGTTACAGGTGGGCTTGCGCAGGCAGCAATACAGGTCCCAGCTCTTAAGCGAAGAGGTTTTTCCTTTAAGCTTTCTTTTGCACCCAAAGACCCTTACGTGAAAAAGATTTTTCACCTGATGTTGCCTTCCGTTATCGGATTATCCGCGGTGCAGTTAAACATCTTTATCAACACGTATTTTGCCTCCCTTTGCGAAGAAGGCTCGCTTTCCTGGCTCTCCTACGCCTTCCGTTTAATGTATGTTCCTCTTGGTCTTTTTGGGGTAGCTCTTGCCACGGCTATTCTTCCGGTAGCCTCTGCCCAGGCTGGTCAAGGAGACTTCTCAAGCTTGCGCAAGACCTATTCTTCTGGGGTTCTCATGGCTTTGTCCCTTGCCCTTCCTTCTGGGATAGGCTTAATAATCCTTGCCAAACCTATAATACAGCTCATTTTTGAACGCGGACGTTTCAGCGAAGCGGACACCTTAGCCACGGCTTCTGCCCTTTCTTTTTTTGCCCTGGCTCTTCCTGCATACGCGTTAACCAAAGTCACTTCGCCGATTTTTTACGCCCTTCACCGCCCGAAGATCCCCATGTTTTCTAGTTTTCTTTCAGTGGCGATAAACCTGATAACCGTAGTCTCCCTGGTCCATGTTTTAAGCTTTCGCGCTATAGCCCTTGGCACAAGCCTTGGTATCACCGCCCAGGCCATTTTTCAGATAGCCTTTCTTGCGAAAATCCTTAAAAAGCTTGAGTTTGGAAAGATCACAAAAGGGGTAGTCAAACTTTCATTTGCGGTAACAATCATGGGTGGAATTGCTTATTTTGCTAGAGAAATACTATGGGATGCCAAGGGCCCTTTGCTTGCCCTTGGCACCCTTGGCACCATTGCTTTTTGCGCTGGCCTTTACTTTGGCATCATTAAGTTAATAGGCCCTAGGGAAGGTCTTTATCTCTTCTCACTAACGGCTAAGAAGAAGTAA
- a CDS encoding histone deacetylase family protein, which translates to MIKKLPVLYTEDFKAHRTSPQHPENPERLDVIMERITQGVLGNIVEIIEPDPAPLEWVKKIHDVNYLLRFEEACLRGRSFICGKENEICFDTYEIALLAAGAVIDAVRLAEKGEKFIFCPVRPPGHHAERYTALGFCFLNNIAIGAKYWQEKYGRRILIIDWDAHHGNGIQNAFYEDDQVFYISIHENPRFSFPGTGLAEETGRGKGEGYTLNIPLPLNAGDLEFLEVFEQKIEPVVREFRPEGLIIGAGFDAHQDDDLAYLNLTSAGFAEITEFIKKWSVEFDFPVISVLEGGYNLEILPACVAVHLKVMLDVEAEDPED; encoded by the coding sequence TTGATTAAGAAACTACCAGTACTTTATACCGAAGACTTTAAGGCTCACCGAACAAGTCCCCAACATCCAGAAAACCCCGAGCGCCTTGATGTTATTATGGAACGCATTACCCAAGGCGTTTTGGGAAATATCGTTGAAATAATAGAACCTGACCCTGCGCCTCTTGAATGGGTAAAAAAAATCCACGACGTCAATTATCTTTTGCGTTTTGAAGAAGCCTGTTTAAGAGGACGGTCTTTTATTTGTGGCAAAGAGAATGAAATATGTTTTGACACATACGAAATCGCACTTCTTGCCGCAGGTGCCGTGATTGACGCGGTTCGCCTGGCTGAAAAGGGAGAAAAATTTATTTTCTGCCCGGTAAGGCCGCCAGGACATCATGCTGAAAGATACACTGCTTTAGGATTTTGTTTCTTGAACAACATTGCTATTGGTGCCAAATATTGGCAAGAAAAATATGGCCGCAGGATTTTGATAATTGATTGGGATGCCCACCATGGAAATGGCATACAAAACGCCTTCTATGAAGATGATCAAGTTTTTTATATCAGCATCCACGAGAATCCTAGGTTTAGCTTCCCTGGAACTGGGCTTGCCGAAGAAACAGGTCGGGGGAAAGGTGAAGGATATACGCTAAATATCCCCTTGCCCCTTAATGCTGGGGACCTTGAATTCCTGGAAGTATTTGAACAAAAGATCGAACCTGTGGTACGAGAATTTAGACCAGAAGGTCTCATTATTGGGGCCGGGTTTGACGCCCACCAGGACGATGATTTAGCCTATCTAAACCTAACCTCAGCAGGATTTGCCGAAATAACAGAATTTATCAAAAAATGGAGCGTAGAATTTGATTTTCCCGTTATTTCGGTACTTGAAGGCGGCTACAACCTCGAGATTCTTCCAGCATGCGTGGCCGTTCACTTAAAAGTCATGCTCGACGTAGAAGCAGAAGACCCTGAAGATTAG
- a CDS encoding indolepyruvate oxidoreductase subunit beta — MQKLRILTVGVGGQGILLFSQVLGRACLKADIPVVMSEVHGMAQRGGVVETNILIGGYKSPLISEGEADVLVGLEPAEVLRALPRGRKDTVIVSSTDPVIPQIVKDGLAKYPDLDPLFEKLKESFPKVYLFPGEKLAKEAGTAKALNMVALGALAGTGLVPLSKKAFLDAMKESIKEKFLEANFKAFEAGYQVTSS, encoded by the coding sequence TGGAGGGCAGGGAATTTTGCTTTTCTCTCAGGTGCTAGGGCGTGCCTGCCTTAAGGCAGATATTCCCGTGGTCATGTCTGAAGTACACGGTATGGCCCAAAGGGGCGGGGTGGTTGAAACAAATATTCTTATTGGTGGTTACAAGAGCCCCCTTATTTCAGAAGGCGAAGCCGATGTGCTGGTGGGGCTTGAGCCGGCAGAAGTACTTCGGGCTTTGCCCCGGGGGCGTAAAGACACGGTCATTGTTTCCAGCACCGACCCGGTTATTCCCCAGATTGTCAAAGACGGCCTTGCCAAATATCCTGACCTTGATCCTCTTTTTGAAAAACTGAAAGAATCTTTTCCAAAAGTTTATCTTTTTCCTGGGGAAAAACTTGCTAAAGAAGCCGGTACAGCCAAGGCTCTTAACATGGTAGCCCTGGGCGCCCTGGCAGGTACCGGGCTTGTCCCACTCAGTAAAAAAGCGTTCTTGGATGCAATGAAAGAAAGCATCAAGGAGAAATTTCTTGAGGCGAATTTTAAGGCTTTTGAAGCGGGATATCAGGTTACTTCTTCTTAG
- a CDS encoding bifunctional acetate--CoA ligase family protein/GNAT family N-acetyltransferase encodes MSIYNLDFIFKPKTVAVMDVVPGDASPSELLLRNLLWREFKGEVFLVGEGENICGLEPYPSLTAIPQKVDLAIIAGPVERLWKNLDDCVKKGVKGVVILARDFVARMKNPEVALSQLYGYVIKHNIRILGPNTLGFLRPHLKINASVVPHRFDPGTLAFISDSSTLASAVLDWAEKKKIGLSFFTSLGDKVDIDLADMIDYLGLDYHTRALIVFINYVKSGRKFISAARAFSRTKPIMVVKNGRYFSFNGEHFTEISKLITKYDIYDAAFRRAGIVRVDEILELFYVAESLAKQPRPKGRRLAIVTNSGGPAAIAVDTLRGNNGELAKFSPETKKAFREILPDKRIKNPVDLLSDGSPSDYQKAITLCLKDPQVDGVVVLHTPEFGINSEEIAWAVVRASQQVKFKPVLACFMGEERVNAGRKLLSEQNIPNFLTPVETVKSFLYMYRYDHLLNLLFETPGTLRENFTPDNEKVRKIIENAAKNDRFCLSKEETFDVLKAYDINVSDKSPAQDSQDWYPLAIGMLKDPTFGAVISFSYGGPAMKAERDISLGLPPLNQTLAKRILERTNIYKYLINEKNFSSVPLEELLVLFSHLIVNFPEIKEIELNPVWFSNGTYAISDAKIWLEDFAFLPKKEPHTYYCPAHLAICPYPNQFIFNVCLKDGSVVTIRPIKPEDEPKVAAMFSSLSEETMRLRFMQPRNHISHEELARICHIDYDRELTLVAETKEEEGRRIIGMINLLRLPDEESAEMALLVADDWQGKGLGWLLCTTMLQVAKQLGLKKIWMEILCENVRMQKLAEKLGFKMKVREEDVIRVVKELD; translated from the coding sequence ATGTCTATCTATAATCTAGACTTTATTTTTAAACCCAAAACCGTAGCAGTAATGGATGTCGTTCCAGGAGACGCTTCACCAAGCGAACTATTACTTCGAAATCTCCTGTGGCGAGAATTTAAAGGCGAGGTGTTTCTTGTAGGAGAAGGAGAAAATATTTGCGGGCTTGAACCATATCCCTCCTTAACCGCCATCCCTCAAAAAGTTGATCTTGCTATTATCGCAGGTCCAGTAGAAAGACTTTGGAAAAATCTGGATGACTGCGTAAAAAAGGGTGTCAAAGGGGTTGTCATTCTTGCCAGAGATTTCGTAGCACGTATGAAAAATCCCGAAGTGGCCTTGTCACAACTTTATGGATACGTAATAAAACACAATATCCGCATTCTTGGGCCCAATACTTTGGGTTTCCTACGGCCACATTTAAAAATAAACGCCTCGGTAGTGCCCCATCGTTTTGATCCTGGCACCCTGGCCTTTATTAGCGATAGTTCGACCCTTGCGTCTGCAGTGCTTGATTGGGCTGAAAAGAAAAAGATAGGTTTAAGCTTTTTTACATCGTTAGGGGACAAAGTCGATATAGACCTGGCTGACATGATTGATTATCTGGGGCTCGATTATCACACGCGGGCCCTTATCGTGTTCATTAATTACGTGAAATCTGGACGAAAATTCATCAGTGCAGCAAGGGCCTTTTCACGTACCAAACCCATTATGGTGGTGAAAAACGGACGCTATTTTTCTTTCAACGGAGAACATTTTACCGAGATAAGTAAGCTCATCACCAAATACGACATTTATGATGCTGCCTTTCGCCGTGCAGGAATAGTGCGTGTTGATGAAATTTTAGAACTCTTTTATGTGGCGGAAAGTTTGGCAAAACAACCCAGGCCTAAAGGCCGAAGGCTTGCCATTGTGACTAATTCTGGAGGCCCTGCAGCTATCGCAGTGGACACCCTGCGGGGAAATAATGGCGAGTTGGCCAAATTCAGCCCGGAAACCAAGAAGGCTTTCCGTGAAATACTCCCTGATAAAAGAATTAAAAATCCGGTAGATCTCTTATCTGATGGCTCTCCTTCTGATTATCAAAAGGCAATAACTCTTTGTCTTAAAGACCCCCAGGTGGATGGAGTGGTGGTTTTACACACGCCTGAGTTTGGTATTAACAGCGAAGAAATTGCCTGGGCGGTGGTACGTGCCTCCCAGCAGGTGAAATTCAAACCTGTTTTAGCCTGCTTCATGGGGGAAGAAAGGGTAAACGCTGGGCGCAAACTCTTAAGTGAACAAAATATACCCAACTTTTTGACCCCAGTTGAAACCGTGAAAAGCTTCCTTTATATGTACCGTTATGACCACCTTTTGAACCTTCTCTTTGAGACTCCCGGCACTCTTAGAGAAAACTTTACCCCTGATAACGAAAAAGTAAGAAAAATCATAGAAAACGCCGCTAAAAATGACCGGTTTTGCCTTTCAAAAGAGGAAACTTTTGATGTTTTAAAGGCATACGATATTAATGTCTCAGATAAAAGTCCTGCGCAAGATAGCCAGGATTGGTATCCGCTTGCCATAGGAATGCTTAAAGATCCAACCTTCGGAGCAGTGATAAGTTTTAGTTACGGCGGTCCTGCCATGAAAGCTGAAAGGGATATATCCCTTGGGCTTCCGCCGCTTAACCAAACTCTTGCTAAGAGGATTCTCGAAAGGACAAATATTTATAAGTATCTTATCAATGAAAAAAATTTTTCTTCGGTGCCTTTAGAAGAACTTTTGGTTCTTTTTTCGCACCTTATAGTAAACTTTCCAGAAATTAAAGAAATAGAATTAAATCCAGTCTGGTTTAGTAACGGAACTTATGCTATTAGTGATGCCAAAATCTGGCTTGAAGATTTTGCCTTTTTACCCAAAAAAGAACCTCATACCTATTATTGTCCAGCTCATCTTGCCATTTGTCCTTATCCGAACCAGTTTATTTTTAATGTCTGTTTAAAAGATGGATCGGTAGTCACTATTAGGCCTATTAAACCTGAAGACGAACCGAAAGTAGCTGCTATGTTTTCTTCTTTAAGCGAAGAGACTATGCGTCTTAGGTTCATGCAACCGCGAAATCATATTTCCCATGAAGAACTAGCACGTATCTGTCACATAGATTATGATCGCGAACTAACTTTAGTTGCGGAAACCAAAGAAGAAGAAGGACGCCGCATCATTGGTATGATAAATCTTTTGCGTTTGCCTGATGAAGAAAGCGCTGAAATGGCACTATTAGTAGCAGATGACTGGCAGGGCAAAGGCCTTGGATGGCTTTTATGTACTACCATGCTTCAAGTAGCCAAGCAACTAGGGCTAAAGAAAATCTGGATGGAAATTCTTTGCGAAAATGTTAGAATGCAAAAATTGGCAGAAAAACTTGGCTTTAAAATGAAAGTCCGTGAAGAAGACGTAATAAGGGTGGTTAAAGAACTTGATTAA
- a CDS encoding TRAP transporter small permease subunit codes for MKKLAFAIDTLTRKIASLLACFCLLMILLGFFNALLRKFSQSLGVNLSSNFYLELQWYLYSLIFTFGISYTLLAKEHVRIDIFYAKFSEKTKTLLDFLAILFVYIPAVIVLIYLTFPMVVESLRIKEMSPDPGGLPRYPLKIAFLISLFLLFLQSLSELIKTWFRLKGDHGS; via the coding sequence ATGAAAAAGCTTGCCTTTGCCATTGATACGCTTACGCGAAAAATTGCTTCTTTGCTAGCCTGTTTTTGCCTTCTGATGATTTTGCTCGGTTTTTTTAATGCGCTTTTGCGGAAGTTTTCCCAATCCCTTGGTGTGAACCTTTCTTCCAATTTTTATCTTGAACTACAATGGTATCTTTATAGCCTTATCTTTACCTTTGGGATTTCATATACCCTTCTTGCTAAAGAACACGTAAGAATCGACATTTTTTACGCCAAATTTTCCGAAAAGACCAAAACTCTGCTGGATTTTTTGGCTATCCTTTTTGTTTATATTCCCGCGGTGATAGTTCTTATATATTTGACCTTTCCCATGGTTGTTGAGTCTTTACGTATAAAAGAAATGTCCCCTGACCCCGGAGGTTTGCCAAGATATCCCTTAAAAATAGCCTTTCTCATTAGTTTGTTTTTGCTTTTTCTTCAAAGTCTCAGTGAACTCATTAAAACCTGGTTTCGCCTAAAGGGTGATCATGGCTCCTGA
- the metK gene encoding methionine adenosyltransferase: MSLSNFLFTSESVTEGHPDKVADQISDAILDAILEKDPYARVACETLVNTGMILIAGEITTEARVEYAKIARGVVKEIGYNHSDLGFDWQTCAVLTSVDRQSPDIAMGVERGEEIGAGDQGLMFGYACDETPDYMPMPIWYAHRLAMRLAEVRKKGILPFLRPDGKTQVTIQYEDKRPKAVHTVVVAAQHEPWVEYKELREAIIEEVIKKVIDPEHFTAETKFLVNTTGRFVIGGPLADCGMTGRKIIVDTYGGRGHHGGGAFSGKDPTKVDRTPSYYARYVAKNMVAAGVAKELEVQVAYAIGVPEPLAINVNTNGTNNIPLDRIVEIINELFDFRPRHMIEYLNMRRPIYRKTAAYGHFGRPEPEFTWERLDMVEKIKELAGL; this comes from the coding sequence ATGAGCTTATCTAACTTTCTTTTTACTTCGGAGTCTGTTACCGAAGGACACCCTGACAAAGTGGCCGACCAAATCTCTGATGCCATTCTTGATGCCATCCTTGAGAAAGACCCTTACGCGCGCGTAGCCTGTGAAACGTTGGTGAACACCGGGATGATACTCATTGCCGGTGAAATTACCACTGAAGCCCGGGTGGAGTACGCAAAGATCGCCCGTGGTGTGGTAAAAGAAATTGGCTATAACCACTCTGACCTTGGCTTTGACTGGCAGACCTGCGCCGTGCTTACCAGTGTTGACCGCCAGAGCCCAGACATTGCCATGGGTGTTGAACGAGGCGAAGAGATTGGCGCCGGAGACCAGGGGCTTATGTTTGGTTATGCCTGTGATGAGACCCCTGACTATATGCCCATGCCTATTTGGTACGCCCATCGCCTGGCTATGCGTTTAGCCGAAGTTCGCAAAAAGGGAATTCTTCCCTTTTTGCGCCCTGATGGCAAAACCCAGGTAACGATCCAATACGAAGACAAACGCCCCAAGGCTGTTCACACAGTGGTTGTGGCAGCCCAGCATGAACCCTGGGTGGAATATAAAGAACTTCGCGAGGCCATTATTGAGGAGGTAATCAAAAAAGTCATTGACCCCGAGCACTTTACCGCTGAAACCAAGTTTTTGGTAAATACCACCGGACGTTTTGTTATCGGTGGGCCGCTGGCAGACTGTGGCATGACTGGGCGGAAGATAATCGTTGATACCTATGGCGGCCGCGGACATCACGGTGGAGGTGCCTTCTCCGGCAAAGATCCCACCAAAGTTGACCGCACTCCTTCTTACTATGCCCGTTATGTTGCTAAAAACATGGTTGCCGCAGGGGTGGCCAAAGAGTTAGAAGTTCAGGTAGCTTACGCAATCGGTGTGCCAGAGCCTTTGGCAATCAACGTAAACACCAATGGCACCAACAATATTCCCCTTGACCGCATAGTTGAGATCATAAATGAGCTGTTTGATTTCCGTCCGCGCCACATGATCGAATATCTCAATATGAGAAGGCCTATTTATCGGAAAACAGCGGCTTACGGCCATTTTGGGCGTCCTGAGCCGGAATTTACCTGGGAGCGCCTTGACATGGTAGAAAAAATAAAAGAACTGGCCGGGCTTTAA
- a CDS encoding MBL fold metallo-hydrolase codes for MEILILAAESLGVRSMATFVRTKDVSVLIDPGAALGPKRYGLPPDKIEWQKLREIKALIKDKIREADLVIISHYHYDHYDPEWAKELKGKQLLLKNPEKDINRNQAKRAKELLKRLAAFGVCWKIAEGMRLIFGETEIVCSPPLNHGPDERFGAVVATVIKENGKVFLHSSDVSGPVQQEALNFIYKHSPQILFIDGPASYLGPRFGLEALELARKNLVSLTLELKPEFLIMDHHLLRDLSWKTWAENVFSEAVKTNTKVLCAADFMKKKPLLLEALRKDRYKALSKKICKY; via the coding sequence ATGGAAATTCTGATTCTTGCTGCTGAAAGCTTGGGCGTTCGCTCCATGGCAACTTTTGTGCGCACCAAAGACGTCTCCGTCCTGATTGACCCCGGTGCAGCCCTTGGTCCTAAACGTTATGGCCTTCCTCCAGATAAGATAGAATGGCAAAAATTGCGGGAAATTAAGGCCCTTATTAAGGATAAAATCAGAGAAGCCGATTTAGTTATCATAAGTCATTATCATTATGACCACTATGACCCTGAATGGGCCAAAGAGCTTAAGGGTAAACAATTGCTGCTAAAAAATCCCGAAAAAGATATAAACCGCAACCAGGCTAAACGTGCTAAAGAACTTTTAAAAAGACTTGCCGCTTTTGGTGTTTGCTGGAAGATTGCCGAAGGGATGCGGCTCATTTTTGGAGAAACAGAAATTGTCTGCTCACCACCTTTAAATCACGGTCCTGATGAGCGTTTTGGAGCCGTGGTAGCAACAGTCATAAAAGAAAATGGCAAAGTCTTTTTGCATTCTTCTGATGTCTCAGGCCCGGTACAACAAGAAGCTTTAAATTTTATTTATAAGCACAGTCCTCAAATTCTTTTTATCGATGGCCCGGCAAGTTATCTTGGCCCCCGTTTTGGCTTGGAAGCCCTAGAGCTTGCCCGTAAAAATTTAGTTTCCCTGACATTAGAACTTAAGCCCGAATTTTTGATTATGGATCATCATTTATTGCGAGATCTTTCCTGGAAGACCTGGGCAGAAAATGTTTTCTCTGAGGCGGTTAAAACCAATACCAAGGTCCTTTGCGCAGCAGATTTTATGAAGAAAAAGCCTTTACTTCTTGAAGCTTTGCGCAAAGACCGCTATAAAGCCCTTAGCAAAAAAATTTGCAAGTACTAG